From Nonlabens sp. Ci31, the proteins below share one genomic window:
- a CDS encoding response regulator — translation MTDTVIKKACIIDDDKLYVSLVKMLIKKNKLAEELLIFENGQVAFEFFKEELKKEEPHLPEVILLDLNMPIMNGWEFLEAIKPLAGQLRAKINIVSSTINPAEVNKVKNYDFVTAFIKKPINKEAMVLAFTLEVSP, via the coding sequence ATGACAGATACAGTGATTAAAAAGGCGTGTATCATCGATGATGATAAACTTTATGTGAGTTTAGTCAAGATGCTTATTAAAAAAAATAAACTTGCAGAAGAACTGCTCATTTTTGAAAACGGTCAGGTTGCTTTTGAGTTTTTTAAAGAAGAGCTTAAAAAAGAAGAGCCTCATTTACCTGAAGTCATACTTTTAGACCTTAATATGCCTATTATGAATGGTTGGGAATTTCTTGAAGCAATTAAGCCGCTAGCTGGACAGCTAAGGGCAAAGATCAATATAGTAAGTTCGACGATCAATCCTGCTGAGGTTAATAAGGTAAAAAACTACGATTTTGTCACTGCTTTTATTAAAAAGCCCATTAATAAAGAGGCAATGGTCCTGGCATTTACTCTAGAAGTTTCACCCTAA
- a CDS encoding lipoprotein signal peptidase → MKLSRAVLIILLVLLIDQASKIYIKLNYTLTGSNSDAIVDWGKFKLLFYENAGAAWGMEIPGDYGKLILVVFRVFAVFGIGYWLVSSIKKNGHQILIVCISLIFAGALGNIIDSIFYGVIFSGSYHGAIATAFPDIGGYAGLGYGHVVDMLYFPLFEGDWPQWIPVVGGEHFKFFNAIFNVADSAITIGVILLILFSKKAFPDNEKA, encoded by the coding sequence ATGAAATTATCAAGAGCGGTACTTATTATTCTATTGGTTCTTCTAATAGATCAAGCGAGCAAAATTTATATAAAGCTTAATTATACATTAACAGGAAGCAATAGTGACGCTATTGTAGACTGGGGGAAGTTTAAACTACTTTTTTATGAAAATGCCGGTGCTGCCTGGGGAATGGAAATTCCAGGTGATTATGGTAAATTAATTTTAGTAGTGTTTAGAGTATTTGCTGTTTTTGGAATCGGTTACTGGTTGGTAAGCAGTATTAAGAAGAATGGACATCAGATTTTAATTGTGTGTATTTCATTGATCTTTGCTGGTGCATTAGGAAATATTATTGATTCTATTTTTTACGGTGTTATTTTCTCAGGCAGCTACCACGGCGCCATCGCAACCGCTTTTCCTGATATTGGTGGTTATGCGGGTTTAGGCTATGGACATGTAGTAGACATGCTTTATTTCCCTTTATTTGAAGGCGACTGGCCACAATGGATACCTGTTGTAGGTGGAGAACACTTTAAATTCTTTAACGCTATTTTTAACGTTGCAGATAGTGCGATTACTATAGGTGTGATACTTTTGATACTTTTTAGTAAAAAGGCTTTTCCAGATAATGAAAAAGCATAA